A segment of the Sphingobacterium oryzagri genome:
CCGGATATTGTGGCCGGTAGAAACAACAGCGCACTACAAGTAGGCATCGTCATTGTGAATAACAGTGCAACACGCCTGAAGAATATGGTAGTCGAGTCGACCGTAGGCGGAAAAAAAATACGCTCAGCCATTCCATCTATTCCGGCACGAGCGACTCGGAAAGTAGCTGTAGGGGTTGATGCTTCGGCGATTAATAGCCTGGGGGAAGTCAGCAGCCAACTGCAACTGTGGCAAGGCAAGAAACAGCTGAATCAAACCAGCATCACGCTACGTAGTGTGAGCGCCGATATGCCGTACCGAATAACGTTTATCAGCGCGATAGACAACAGTCTACAATATTACGCTGTTAATCCGGCCAAGGGCGGTGAGAAAGCCAATCAAGCGCTGTTCTTTTCTGTGCACGGTGCCGGAGTCGAGGCGCTAGGACAAGCGCAAGCGTACGAAGCCAAAGATTGGGGCACGCTTGTGGCACCAACCAATCGTAGACCGCGCGGATTCAATTGGGAAGACTGGGGGCGGCTAGATGCTCTGGAAGTATTGAAACTGGCGCAGACCAGTTTACAACCTGACACGCAAAAAATCTATTTGACAGGCCACTCTATGGGCGGGCATGGCACCTGGTTTTTAGGTGCGACTTATCCGGAGAAATGGGCAGCTATAGCACCTTGTGCTGGCTATCCTACGTTAAAAGGTTACGGCTCAGCAGATGGGTTGGTGCCAGACAAAGCAAGCAACAGCATGGAGCAAATCTTGTTGCGCGCCAGCAACCAGAGCGACGTGATGGCTTACGCATCCAATTACAAAAACCTGGGTGTTTATATTTTACATGGTGATGCAGACCGCACCGTGTCTGTAGATTACGCCAGACAAATGCGTGAGCTGCTCGGTGCTTTTCATCCCGATTTCAATTATTACGAATACCCTGGCGGTTCCCATTGGTACAGTAACGAAAGCGTGGATTGGAAGCCTTTGTTTGATTACTTCAAATGGCACCAGCGGAAAGTAGCGCGTGCGGTAGAAGAGATTGATTTTACAACCGCCAATCCCGGCATTTCTGCACGCCACTATTGGGCAACGATTTATCAGCAAATCACGCCATTGGCTTATTCGCGCATACAGCTCAGACGCGCCGTTGACGAAAGCACCATTACCGGCACCACCAGCAACGTTGCAACATTGGCATTAGATCTAGCCGGTTTTAGCAAAGGAAAACCAGTATCTATCCAGTTAGACAGCTTAAATAGTGTCGCTTATGCCAACACAGATGATCAGCAAACACTTGTGTACTTGCGTAAAAGTGCGGATGGCTGGCAAATCATTCCGCCACCAAGCTTAACGGATAAAGGCCCGCATCGAAACGGAACATTTAAAGAAGCCTTTCAAAAACGCATGCTCTATGTCTATGGCACACACGGCACCGCGGCAGAAAATGCTTGGGCATTAGAAAAAGCACGGTACGATGCCGAATCGTGGTATTATCGCGGTAATGGCGCTTTTGACATGATTGCGGATAGCGAATTTGACAGCAGCAAACATGGCGATCGCAACATTATTTTAATCGGCCATGCAAACAGCAACAGTGCCTGGAAAGAACTATTGCTGGACTGTCCTATACGCGTAGAAGCAGGTCAACTAACGGTGGCCGGCAAACAGGTGAAAGCCACCAATATCGGCGGTTATTTCCAGTGGAAAAGAACAGACCACGCAGATCTATCGGTCGGCGTAATTACGGGCACAGGGCTAGATGGTATGCGCGCAGCAACGGCTAATCAATATTTTGCCGGAGCCAGCGGCTTTCCAGATTATATGTTTTTTACAGCAGATATGCTGAAAGATGGAGCCACAGCCGTTTTAGAGGCTGGCTTTTATAGCAACGATTGGTCTATCGCCGAATAAGCGTGTACAAATTGTAAACCGACTTAAATCCCGCCTCTTATCGTGCGGGATTTTTTTATTTCTTAAATAAGCACAATACACGATTTGGTTACATCATCAACCGATCTGCACACTTGCTTGCGTTACTTCTTACGCAATTTTGTAGTCTAACAAAAGAAATAAACATGGAAACAAAGAAAGTATGGTTTGTGACAGGTGCTTCCAAAGGTATCGGCTTGGCACTGGTAAAAAAATTGATCCAACAGGGAATGGCGGTTGCTGCGACTACCCGACAGCTGGCAGCGCTGGAGCAAGCCGTTGGACAGGCATCAACTGATTTCCTTCCGCTAGAGGTCGATTTAACAGCAGATCAAGCTGTAAAAGAAGCCATCGAAAAAAGCGTAGCACATTTCGGTAAGATTGATGTGTTGGTCAACAATGCGGGCTATGGACAGATGGGTACGCTGGAAGAACTCTCGGATGCCGAAGTCAAAGAAAATTTCGACGTCAACGTATTTGGCTCACTACACAGTATTCGGGCGGTCATGCCGTATTTCCGCGCACAGGGTTTTGGGCATATTATCAACATCGCTTCCGTTGCTGGCTTTTCTGGTAATTTCCCGGGTTGGGGCATCTATTGCGCGACAAAATTTGCGGTTGTTGGCTTTACGGAAGCACTTGCCGAAGAAGTGAAAGGATTTGGAGTGAAGGCTACGGTGGTCTATCCAGGTTACTTCCGCACGGCATTTTTAACGCAAGATTCGATCAAGACGGCGAATAATCCAATCGCGGCCTACGAAACGGCCAGAGCATCGGAAAAAACGCATATCCAGGAGATTAATGGACAGCAACCCAATGATCCCGACAAAGCGGCCGAAGCGATGATTGCCATTAGCCAGGAAGAAAACCCACCGGTACACCTGTTACTGGGAGAAGATGCGCTGCAACTGTTAGCTGCTAAACAAAAGTTGCTTGCTACTGATGTAGAATCGTGGAAAAGTCTCTCCTTATCAACGGCAATTGGCTAAATTAGTAGGATGAAAAAGACATTTCGTTTCAACGCTATCGCAGCATTTCACGCGTTTTGTAATTTACCAAGCCCCGATCATCCGTTGATCAGCTTGATCGATTATAGCCAGGTAAATTATCCGGTAGATGAGAATGAGCTGCAATGGATACAGCATTTCTACTCTGTAGGGTTGAAACGAGATGTTCAGGCTAAGTTTAATTACGGTCAACAAGAATATGATTTTAATGCGGGCCTGCTCACCTTTATTTCACCACTGCAATTTTTAAAGGTCGAGATCAATCAACAAGCACAGGTCGAACCATCGGGATGGTTGTTGCTCATCCATCCCGATTTTATATGGAATACCACACTGGCGAAAAAAATCAAACATTACGATTTCTTCCAGTATGCGGTCAATGAAGCTCTCTTTTTGTCTGAGAAAGAAGAGCGAGTGATCGAGGATATCTTACAGCGTATCCGGCAGGAGTATCAAGCCAATATCGACCGCTTTAGCCAGGAGATTATTATTGCACAACTCGAGTTGCTCCTGGTTTATGCAGAGCGCTTTTATGAGCGACAGTTTATTACGCGACGAAAATCAAGCAGCGAAATTGTGCTGCGTTTTGAAGAACTACTTGCCTCCTGCTTTCGTCGGGAGCAACTGCAGCAGCATGGCGTACCTACCGTGAGTATGTTGGCCGATGGGTTACATATATCGACCAACTATCTGGGTACACTTTTGCGTTTGCACACACAGCAAAACACGCAACAACATATTCAAAACAGTATATTGCACTACGCGAAAGAACAGCTCAGCACCAGCGAAAAATCGGTTAGCGAAATTGCTTACGAGCTTGGCTTTGAACATGCGCAGTCGTTTAGCCGGCTCTTCAAACAAAAAACAAACCAGTCGCCAATGGCTTTTCGGCAATCTTTTTCCTAACGGGATAGCTGATAAACATCGAGAAATTCTTATTCAGGAAAACAAAAAATGCAGATCGGAATAAAATCGAAACTATTTTTACACTTTTGAAAAACTCGAAAAAACACCACAAACTTCACTGGCAGACAGCGAGTTCAATTTAAACGTAAATACCATCTTTAAGACAGCACAATCCTGTTTTCAATCCTTAGCACATATCCGGTATCTTCAAAAAATTTTTCTATACGTACTAAGTAGCTTTCTTTTGCTTTGGGATGTTCGCTATTGGCGGCATAAGCCTTTTTATCGGTAAACTCTTCTGCCAACTCGGTTGTTTCAAAGTGAGCAATCGTAGTTTTCAACTGTCGTTCGGCCTCCTTAATCCAATCTGTACCTAACTGTGGTCTTGTTTTAAGTTCGACAAAAA
Coding sequences within it:
- a CDS encoding prolyl oligopeptidase family serine peptidase → MKSHNKRCQIIPYYLLFALLTCFQFLTQAQEQHLFTKGLYLEVPYNYGREAIYTDAFLYSYYRNDFQKPVLDRPLTNEKESGRWTAIEADTSGFFRPQRAATGNLRSPNNPPGPGRIATDSKPQQQTSMQQTYRGPRSSYLYLTFTAKKTQSAILNIKGNSAVLINGEMHAGDPYRMGWLHIPVQLKKGLNEFYVRGAFVSASLSFPENEAFFATDDLTLPDIVAGRNNSALQVGIVIVNNSATRLKNMVVESTVGGKKIRSAIPSIPARATRKVAVGVDASAINSLGEVSSQLQLWQGKKQLNQTSITLRSVSADMPYRITFISAIDNSLQYYAVNPAKGGEKANQALFFSVHGAGVEALGQAQAYEAKDWGTLVAPTNRRPRGFNWEDWGRLDALEVLKLAQTSLQPDTQKIYLTGHSMGGHGTWFLGATYPEKWAAIAPCAGYPTLKGYGSADGLVPDKASNSMEQILLRASNQSDVMAYASNYKNLGVYILHGDADRTVSVDYARQMRELLGAFHPDFNYYEYPGGSHWYSNESVDWKPLFDYFKWHQRKVARAVEEIDFTTANPGISARHYWATIYQQITPLAYSRIQLRRAVDESTITGTTSNVATLALDLAGFSKGKPVSIQLDSLNSVAYANTDDQQTLVYLRKSADGWQIIPPPSLTDKGPHRNGTFKEAFQKRMLYVYGTHGTAAENAWALEKARYDAESWYYRGNGAFDMIADSEFDSSKHGDRNIILIGHANSNSAWKELLLDCPIRVEAGQLTVAGKQVKATNIGGYFQWKRTDHADLSVGVITGTGLDGMRAATANQYFAGASGFPDYMFFTADMLKDGATAVLEAGFYSNDWSIAE
- a CDS encoding SDR family NAD(P)-dependent oxidoreductase, whose protein sequence is METKKVWFVTGASKGIGLALVKKLIQQGMAVAATTRQLAALEQAVGQASTDFLPLEVDLTADQAVKEAIEKSVAHFGKIDVLVNNAGYGQMGTLEELSDAEVKENFDVNVFGSLHSIRAVMPYFRAQGFGHIINIASVAGFSGNFPGWGIYCATKFAVVGFTEALAEEVKGFGVKATVVYPGYFRTAFLTQDSIKTANNPIAAYETARASEKTHIQEINGQQPNDPDKAAEAMIAISQEENPPVHLLLGEDALQLLAAKQKLLATDVESWKSLSLSTAIG
- a CDS encoding helix-turn-helix domain-containing protein → MKKTFRFNAIAAFHAFCNLPSPDHPLISLIDYSQVNYPVDENELQWIQHFYSVGLKRDVQAKFNYGQQEYDFNAGLLTFISPLQFLKVEINQQAQVEPSGWLLLIHPDFIWNTTLAKKIKHYDFFQYAVNEALFLSEKEERVIEDILQRIRQEYQANIDRFSQEIIIAQLELLLVYAERFYERQFITRRKSSSEIVLRFEELLASCFRREQLQQHGVPTVSMLADGLHISTNYLGTLLRLHTQQNTQQHIQNSILHYAKEQLSTSEKSVSEIAYELGFEHAQSFSRLFKQKTNQSPMAFRQSFS